The window TATTGGGTCGTTTGGTTTGGGTGCATATATATGTTTGTTGACATTCCAGTTATGATATTCCTACCAACTCCAAAATGATCAGTGCTCGATCGTAGTGCATCGAAGCTTTTTTATATACGAAAATCTCTTAACTAGTCTCACCGTTACATGGAAGATCGATTTGGACCCTAAACCCTAGTTGGGACGATATAATATCTAGCTGGCGTGGAACGATAGATCTATGAATCATCTACTATAAATTGTTGGGTTTCCCAAATTCTTTTGAATTCATTTTAAGTTTCGCAGAACATAACATGCTAGACGGCAGCAAGCAGAATTTCTTGACTCTAGCCACTGCATGCGAACATCAAGGATAATATGATTATATGAATGCTACAATTCGTTCATGGTTATTGATGTACTAATTTATTTATCTGATTCAATTATACAAGATCAGGCAGTATTAACTTATTGGATCCAAGAGTACCGACTTCTATTTGCCATATTTAGCCTTGTAATCAGCCCAGAGCTGATCAACGTTCTTCCCCAAGATATCAGCAAAGTAGTTAACACTATAACCAGTCTTTAACTTGTTGTTCAATTCTGCAACAAACCCATCTTTCAAACTAGTACAGTAATCCAAAAACCTAGCGGTAACATCATAACCCTGGTCCCAGCGATCTCCTTCACCTGGCTGAACCCAGTGACTCGGTGCATACCCAGCCCTCAACCTCACAAAGTCTGCAATGCCCTCAATCAATCCACCTGGGATGGCTTGACCATTCCCATTCCACTGCCATACGTGCGTCGATTCATGGTAGAGCACCCCCGTAATCTCCTTTTTCACGTCGCCTGAAAGAACAAGGGTATCAAACAATCGTCATTAATTGCCACAGGAAATATAAATACTTGGCGTTTGAAAACACTGAGATATTAACTAATTAGGAGAGCAGAATGACATAATAGAGCCAGTTTATCGAAATGTTAGTACCTGAGTAGCCTGCTATGTAGCTGGCGCTAACATGAATCTCACCGCCGGAAGCATACGCCACGCCGTCCATATTGTCGATGAACAAGCTGACTTTGTCTACGCTCTTTCTATCTGCAGCTGTGCTTTGTTGGAAGACTTTCCATATGAAGTCTGCCGCAGAGGCTAGGGTTTGCAAGCTATAGTCTGCTCCGATGTCGTTGTTAAATCGGACGGCACCGGCACTAGATCCAGCGGTGTTGGTGACTGCATAGTCGACTGCATCCGCGGCGTGAATGCCTGCAAGTGTTATGAGAAGGGAGAAGAGAAAAATATTGTTTTGAGCCATATCTATCTGGAAAGAAGCTTTGTACGTTCTTGACTTCTTGGTTTTGGGGTTTGTCCAGAATTTGCTAACTCTATCGTTTATATAGAGATAAATTTTCTACACTAACTCAAAGTCTCAAACAATATTGAAAATCATCTTTGTAATATCTGGGACGGATGATTGTAGTGGTTAGTACCCAGAAATTAAGGGCATGCATTGACCTTGACTTGGACTGAATCTTATTGTTGCCGACTTGGAATTTGAATACCAGCATGGTTCATATATGGTTGGAATTGCCCGGTCCACTTTGATATACATTGGAATATAAAGAATTAGAGATACATAAAAGTTTGGTCGATCAATGTTCATAATATAGTCTTTTCGGTTGGTTTAGTTCACTAAATTGTTCATCACTTCGTGTATAATTGAAATCAAGAAAAGAGAATTACCAGAGGCTAGCTAGTTAACCTAACCAAACATGAAATCCAATAACAAAATGACAGTGTAAAGAGACAAAATTAGCTGAAGATATAGTTGTCTGAAACGAACTAAATGACAAAAGTAATGAGACAAAATTAGCGTAAGAGAACCTTCCCCACTAATTATGTTGTATACTAGTCTAAAATGTAAGATTGGATCATGTTATAAGTTGTCGAAATCAAATGCATATAAAGAATATATTGCATGTTGGTGTATTATTATTGAGGAATGGAGATATCTAATATTGGTGTTCACGTCTGCTTTAATGCTTTAAATTATATGGACTATTTGTATGTTTTATTTACCAGCTTTTCTTTTGGTTTGTACAAGAGATGGGATACCCTATTTTTTTTTTTCTTAATTTCTGTCTCGTATTGTTTCGTATTCGAACTATGTACATAATTTTTCTTGTTTTTAGTTAAAATAAAATCCGAACGTGAGACTAAGCCTCCCAGCTGAAAAGAATGCATATAAAGAATACTATACGCATGTATCGAAATTAACTCCTATCCTAAGTTAAAAAACCACCCCTCCTAACGCCAGATGAGTTTTGGTTGGAACTTACTTGGAAGCAGTGGCGGACGCAGAAAATTT of the Fragaria vesca subsp. vesca linkage group LG6, FraVesHawaii_1.0, whole genome shotgun sequence genome contains:
- the LOC101291548 gene encoding uncharacterized protein LOC101291548 — its product is MAQNNIFLFSLLITLAGIHAADAVDYAVTNTAGSSAGAVRFNNDIGADYSLQTLASAADFIWKVFQQSTAADRKSVDKVSLFIDNMDGVAYASGGEIHVSASYIAGYSGDVKKEITGVLYHESTHVWQWNGNGQAIPGGLIEGIADFVRLRAGYAPSHWVQPGEGDRWDQGYDVTARFLDYCTSLKDGFVAELNNKLKTGYSVNYFADILGKNVDQLWADYKAKYGK